In Flavobacterium piscisymbiosum, the sequence TATCTAAAAGAAAACGTAAAAGGAATCGAAAATGTGATCCTTTCATGTCACTGTCATAATGATTTAGGAATGGCAACTGCAAACTCTATTGCGGGTGCTATAAATGGAGCAAGACAAATAGAATGTACTATTAATGGTATTGGAGAAAGAGCTGGAAACACTGCTCTTGAAGAAGTAGTAATGATTTTTAAACAACATCCTTACTTAAATCTTGATACCAACATTAATACTAGAGAATTGAATGAAATGAGCCGATTGGTTTCTGAAAGTATGGGAATGATCGTGCAACCTAATAAAGCTATTGTTGGAGCAAATGCTTTTGCACACAGTTCCGGAATTCACCAGGATGGTGTAATCAAAAACAGAGCAACGTACGAAATCATGGATCCGCTTGATGTGGGTGTCAATGAATCTTCGATTATACTTACAGCAAGAAGCGGAAGAGCTGCTTTAGCTTACCGTGCTAAAAAAGTAGGTTACGAGCTTACAAAAGTACAATTAGACATTGTATACATCGAGTTTTTGAAATTTGCAGATATCAAAAAAGAAGTGATAGATGCAGATATTCATCAAATTATTGAAGCTGCTAAAATTCAGGACGAATTAGTAAGAAGCTAGTTGAAAAAAGAAAATAGAGCAAAGAAAATAGAGCAAAGAGAATAGAATAAAGACGAAAGAACAAAGACAAAAAAATAAGGATTTAAATACATAAAGAACGAGACGTTATGAATTTGAAAATAGCAGTTTTACCAGGAGACGGAATTGGGCCGGAAGTAATTGCACAAGCCAAAAAGGCTTTGTATGCAATTGGAGAAGTGTACAATCATGAATTTGTTTTTGAAGAGGCTCTCATGGGAGCGATTGCTATTGACAAAACGGGAAATCCATTGCCGGAGCAAACACTGAATTTGTGTTTAAATACAGATGCAGTTTTATTTGGCGCCATTGGAGATCCTAAATATGACAATAATCCAAATGCAAAAGTTCGTCCGGAGCAGGGATTATTAAAACTACGTAAAGAATTAGGATTGTTTGCTAATATTCGTCCTATAAAACCTTATAAAGCATTAATTGATGCTTCTCCTTTAAAAAGAGAAATTATCGATGGAGCTGATTTTACTATTTTCAGAGAATTAACAGGTGGTGCTTATTTTGGAGCTAAAACATTAAATGAAGAAGGTACACACGCTTCGGATTTATGTGAATATTCAGAAGAAGAAATTACCAGAATTGCACATTTAGCTTTTAAATCAGCACAAAACCGACGCAAAAAGCTGACAATGGTAGACAAAGCAAATGTTTTGGAAACCTCAAGATTATGGAGAAAAGTAGTTCAGAAAGTGAGTGCTAATTATCCTGATGTAGCTTTAGATTTTTTATTTGTGGATAATGCAGCAATGCAATTGATTTTGAATCCAAAACAATTTGATGTGATTTTGACAGAAAATTTATTTGGAGATATTTTATCAGATGAAGCAAGTGTTATTACGGGTTCTATCGGATTATTAGCTTCAGCATCTTTAGGAGAAAAAAATGCTTTGTTTGAGCCAATTCACGGTTCATATCCTCAGGCAAAAGGAAAAAATATTGCCAACCCAATTGCTTCGATTTTATCTGCTGCAATGTTGTTAGAGCATTTTGGTTTATTCAAAGAAGCAAATATAATTTATCAGGCGGTTGAAAAAGCAATCGAATATAAAGTTGTTACAATTGATTTAAAACCAGATTCAAAATTCGGTACAAATGAAGTAGGGGAGTTTGTTTCAAATTTTATTTTCAGCAAGGATGATCTGTTATATTTTAGAAATGACAACGTTCATATAGGACAGTCGACGATTGTTTAGTTTTTTTATTAAAATAATGTAATAAATAACAAGAAGTATGTGAAATGTTGAGATTTTATTTTTTTAGTCCTTTAAGTTTTCATACTTTTGTGACACTAAAAAATAAATGATGCAAATCTCAATTATTATTACTTCTGTCGTTGTTGTCAATGTGATTCACACATATGCATCGGGAATGGTATAGATATAATTGAAAAAATATATTAGAAACCTTCCAAATACTGGAAGGTTTTTTTTTGAATAAAAATTAAAATAAAATAATACAATAATGGAATTAAATAAGTACAGCAAAACCATCACCCAAGATCAAACACAACCTGCGGCACAAGCCATGTTGTACGGAATTGGTTTAACTGAAGAAGATTTGAAAAAAGCACAAGTTGGTATTGTGAGCATGGGTTACGATGGTAATACTTGCAACATGCACTTGAATGATTTAGCAAAAGATGTAAAGAAAGGTGTTTGGGATGCAAATCTGGTCGGACTTATTTTTAATACCATTGGTGTTAGTGACGGAATTTCAAACGGTACTGAAGGAATGCGTTTTTCTTTGGTTTCCCGCGATGTAATAGCAGATTCTATAGAAACAGTTGTAGGAGCGCAGTGGTACGATGGTGTAATTGCAATTCCTGGTTGTGATAAAAATATGCCGGGAGCACTGATCGCAATGGGACGCTTAAACCGCCCGGCGATGATGGTTTATGGAGGTTCAATTCACTCCGGAAAATGGAAAGGTGAATCTTTAAACATTGTTTCTGCTTTTGAAGCTTTAGGAAAAAAAGTAAAAAACGAAATTACTCCGGAAGATTTTAAAGGAGTTATTCAAAATGCATGTCCGGGAGCGGGTGCTTGTGGAGGTATGTATACTGCAAATACTATGTCTTCTGCAATTGAAGCATTAGGAATGAGTTTGCCTTACAGCTCTTCTAATCCTGCTTTAAGTCAGGAAAAAAGAGACGAATGTCTTGCTGCGGGAGAAGCGATTAAGATATTATTAGAAAAAGATATTAAGCCAAGAGATATCATGACTCGTAAAGCTTTCGAAAACGCTATTACAATTGTAGCAGTTTTAGGAGGTTCTACAAATGCGGTTATGCACTTAATTGCAATGGCTCATGCTGTTGATATCGAAATTACTTTAGATGATTTTCAGGCAATTAATGACAGAACACCAGTATTGGCTGACATGAAGCCAAGTGGTAAATATATGATGGAAGATATTCATGAAGCTGGAGGAATTCCTTCAGTAATGAAATATTTATTGAAAGTAGGATTGATTCACGGAGATTGTTTAACCGTAACAGGAAAAACAGTAGCGGAGAATTTAGCGTCTACTCCGGATTTACAAGATGGACAACAAGTAATCCACGAAATTCAAAAAGCCTTGAAACCAACAGGAAATATTCAGGTTTTATACGGAAATCTTGCTTCTGAAGGTGCTGTTGCAAAAATCAGCGGAAAAGAAGGAGAATATTTTGAAGGACCAGCTGTAGTTTTTGAAGGTGAATTTGAAGTAATTCCAGGTCTTGAGGCCGGAAAAATAAAACCGGGTAATGTAGTCGTCATCAGGTATTGTGGACCAAAAGGTGGTCCGGGGATGCCTGAAATGCTAAAACCAACATCGGCTATTATTGGAGCCGGATTAGGAAGCAGCTGTGCTCTTATTACAGACGGAAGGTTCTCTGGAGGTTCACATGGCTTTGTCGTAGGACACATTACACCAGAGGCTTATGATGGTGGCGGTATTGCTTTAGTAAAAGATGGTGATTTGATCGCGATCGATGCAGTAAAAAATACAATCGACCTGAAAATTTCCGACGAAGAATTTGCAGCTAGAAAAGCGGCTTGGGTTCAACCACCGTTAAAAGTTACAAAAGGAGTTTTGCTTAAATACGCAAGATCGGTTTCAAGCGCTTCTACAGGTTGCGTTACCGATAAATAATTTTACAATAACAAATAACAAAGTCAATTACAATAACAATATCAAAAATCAGATAGCAATAAAATATAAAAAGATCAATTTAGAATTTGTCATTAAAATTGATTTCTGCCATTGCTATTGAATTTTGATATTGAAATTGATTTTTGACATTGAATAAAAGATATACTATGAAAATATCAGGGGCAGAAGCCGTTATAAGATGTTTATTAGCAGAAGGAGTAGATTTGGTTTA encodes:
- a CDS encoding 2-isopropylmalate synthase; translated protein: MNREKVQIFDTTLRDGEQVPGCKLDTKQKLVIAERLDKMGVDVIEAGFPVSSPGDFLSVSEICKIVENATVCGLTRAVKNDIDVAAAALKHAKRPRIHTGIGTSESHILHKLNTTREDIIARAKYAVSHAKSYVEDVEFYAEDAGRTDNAFLAKVCEEVIKSGATVLNIPDTTGYCLPEEYGAKIKYLKENVKGIENVILSCHCHNDLGMATANSIAGAINGARQIECTINGIGERAGNTALEEVVMIFKQHPYLNLDTNINTRELNEMSRLVSESMGMIVQPNKAIVGANAFAHSSGIHQDGVIKNRATYEIMDPLDVGVNESSIILTARSGRAALAYRAKKVGYELTKVQLDIVYIEFLKFADIKKEVIDADIHQIIEAAKIQDELVRS
- the leuB gene encoding 3-isopropylmalate dehydrogenase — protein: MNLKIAVLPGDGIGPEVIAQAKKALYAIGEVYNHEFVFEEALMGAIAIDKTGNPLPEQTLNLCLNTDAVLFGAIGDPKYDNNPNAKVRPEQGLLKLRKELGLFANIRPIKPYKALIDASPLKREIIDGADFTIFRELTGGAYFGAKTLNEEGTHASDLCEYSEEEITRIAHLAFKSAQNRRKKLTMVDKANVLETSRLWRKVVQKVSANYPDVALDFLFVDNAAMQLILNPKQFDVILTENLFGDILSDEASVITGSIGLLASASLGEKNALFEPIHGSYPQAKGKNIANPIASILSAAMLLEHFGLFKEANIIYQAVEKAIEYKVVTIDLKPDSKFGTNEVGEFVSNFIFSKDDLLYFRNDNVHIGQSTIV
- the ilvD gene encoding dihydroxy-acid dehydratase, yielding MELNKYSKTITQDQTQPAAQAMLYGIGLTEEDLKKAQVGIVSMGYDGNTCNMHLNDLAKDVKKGVWDANLVGLIFNTIGVSDGISNGTEGMRFSLVSRDVIADSIETVVGAQWYDGVIAIPGCDKNMPGALIAMGRLNRPAMMVYGGSIHSGKWKGESLNIVSAFEALGKKVKNEITPEDFKGVIQNACPGAGACGGMYTANTMSSAIEALGMSLPYSSSNPALSQEKRDECLAAGEAIKILLEKDIKPRDIMTRKAFENAITIVAVLGGSTNAVMHLIAMAHAVDIEITLDDFQAINDRTPVLADMKPSGKYMMEDIHEAGGIPSVMKYLLKVGLIHGDCLTVTGKTVAENLASTPDLQDGQQVIHEIQKALKPTGNIQVLYGNLASEGAVAKISGKEGEYFEGPAVVFEGEFEVIPGLEAGKIKPGNVVVIRYCGPKGGPGMPEMLKPTSAIIGAGLGSSCALITDGRFSGGSHGFVVGHITPEAYDGGGIALVKDGDLIAIDAVKNTIDLKISDEEFAARKAAWVQPPLKVTKGVLLKYARSVSSASTGCVTDK